ACCGACGCGGAGAAAAAGATCCGCGACCTGCGCCAGCGCATCGTCGACAAGGGTGAAGACTTCGGCCAGTTGGCCAAGGCGCACTCCCAGGACAACACCACCGCCAACAACAACGGCGACATGGGCTGGTTCCCGATCGACACCTACGGCCAGCAGGTCGGCGAAGTGATTGCCCGCCTGAAAGACGGCGAGGTCAGCGAGCCGTTCCGCAGCAACGTCGGCTATCACTTCGTCAAGCGCCTGGGCATGCGTGAGCTCGACCGCACCGACGACAACCGCCGCCAGCAGGCGCGCGAAGCCATCCAGCAGCGCAAGGCCGAAGATGACTTCGAAAATCTGATGCGCCAGCTGCGCTCCGAGGCGTTCATCGAGTTCCGCCTGCCCGGCTTCGATGCCAAGGGCGAGCCCACGCAGGGCAGCGCCAGCGGTTCCAAGTCCTGAGTTCCTGGGCCCGGTTCGCCGGGCCCTTTCGTTTCTGCCCGCGGTGATACCGATGCCGACGCCCGGACTCCCCCGACTTGTCCTGACGCCCGGCGAACCGGCCGGCGTAGGGCCGGAGCTCGTTGCCGAACTGGCCGCCAGCGATATCGAAGCCGACCTGATCGCCGTAGCCGATCCATCGGTGCTGGCCGATGCGGCGCGCAGCCGCGGCGTGACGCTCGATCTTCGCGCCGACGACGGCCAGCGGCGCACCCGCCGTCTTCCTGGCGAGCTGCGCTACGTGGCGATTCCTGTTGCCAGCCGCGTGGTGCCGGGTGTCCTGGACCCGGCCAATGCCTCTTACGTGCTCGACACCCTGGCGCGCGCCGCCGACGGCTGCCTCGCCGGCGAATTCGACGCGCTGGTGACCGGCCCGGTGCACAAGGGGGTGATCAACGATGCCGGCATCGCCTTCAGCGGCCACACGGAGTTTTTCGCCGCACGCGCCGCCACGGATGTGGTGATGATGCTGGCCACGCCCTCGCTGCGCGTGGCCCTGGTCACCACGCACCTGCCGTTGGCCGCTGTGCCGGCGGCTATCACGGCACTGGCGCTGGAACGTTGCATCCGCATTCTGGATGGCGATCTGCGCCGCCACTTCGCGCTGCCGCAGCCCCGCATCCTCGTGCTCGGCCTCAACCCGCACGCGGGTGAAGGCGGCCATATAGGCCGCGAGGAGATCGATACGATCATCCCCGTGCTGGACAAGCTACGCGGTGAGGGAATGACGCTGGTCGGTCCGCTTCCCGCCGACACGGCTTTCGTGCCGGAACAACTGCAACGGGGCGATGCGGTGCTGGCGATGTACCACGACCAGG
This genomic stretch from Tahibacter amnicola harbors:
- the pdxA gene encoding 4-hydroxythreonine-4-phosphate dehydrogenase PdxA; the protein is MPTPGLPRLVLTPGEPAGVGPELVAELAASDIEADLIAVADPSVLADAARSRGVTLDLRADDGQRRTRRLPGELRYVAIPVASRVVPGVLDPANASYVLDTLARAADGCLAGEFDALVTGPVHKGVINDAGIAFSGHTEFFAARAATDVVMMLATPSLRVALVTTHLPLAAVPAAITALALERCIRILDGDLRRHFALPQPRILVLGLNPHAGEGGHIGREEIDTIIPVLDKLRGEGMTLVGPLPADTAFVPEQLQRGDAVLAMYHDQGLPVLKAQGFGSAVNITLGLPFIRTSVDHGTALDLAGRGTADAASLVTAARLARSLAVTRIRA